The DNA window ACTGATTCCATCACCTGGCCGCCCGCGATGGTGCCCGCGTTAAACGCGATCACGGTCGTGGCCGTGCCGAGGATGGGTACGAGTGTCGCGCCACCGATGACGAAAGTCGCGCCGACGACACCGCCCAGCCACATCCACCACGGCCCCGCCGTGGGTGTACGGGTGAGCTGGCGCGGGCTGGTCACCAGCACCGCGATGAGAAGCAGCAGCGCGCCGACCGCCAGGTTAATCTCGGCGGCGTGCAGCGAGGAGCCCGCGATCGTGCCCAGGTATCCGTTGACCGCCGCCTGGATTGCCGAGCCCATGCCGACGGCGACGCCGAGCAGGCGGTAGAGCCACAGCCCGGCCCCGTCGGCGTCGCCGCTTGCGGCATTGCGCCGCACGCCGAGCACCACCGCGATGCCGAGAAGCACTACTGCTGCGCCGAGGACGCGCAGCAGGCTCACCGACTGCTGCGGCGAGTGGAACAGGCCGAAGTAGTCGATGGTAAGCCCCATGATGACCTGTCCCAGGATCGGGAGCACCACGGTCTGTACCGCGCCGAGTTTGGGGAAGAGCAGGATGTTGCCCAGCACGAAGACTGCGCCCATGAACCCGCCGAGCCAGATCCACCAGGGCGCGTGGGTCCCCGGCGCGAACTGCGGCACGGGGTTGCCCACCAGCACGGCGGTAGCCAGGATGGACAGCAGCAGCGCGATGCTAAAGGAAAGCATTGCGGAGACCACCGGCTGGTTGCCTACGCTTAGGCGCAGGCGGGAGTTCGCGGCGGTCTGGATGGGGATCAGCGCGCCGATGGCAAGTGCGATGGGGAGGTGCAACATAGCTAGGAATGCTAACGCCTCACCCGGCGTACCCCCTACCCCAGGCGCTGAGCGGCATCGACCACCATGTCCCAGAACTTGTCCACGTCCAGCTCGGTGGCCGCAAACGTGGTGCAATCGGCAGGCGCGGGCGCGCGGAAATCCGCAACCGTGCGGCCGGTGGTCAATGCGCCGGAGAGTTCGACGTCGATGGGTACGGGCACGGTCTTTACCACTGACGGGTCGATGAGGTAGGCCACGCAGCAGGGGTCGTGCACCGGCGGGTTGTCGAAGCCCTGGTTGTCCTTGTAGTTGGAACGGAAGGCGTCGAAAAGCCCGACGACCAGATCGCCCACGTTGCTGCCGAGTGCGGCGAAGCGCTGCTCCACCTCGGGCGTGGCCAGGGCCTGGTGGGTCAGATCCAGCCCGACCATGACCACCGGCCAGGACTC is part of the Corynebacterium imitans genome and encodes:
- a CDS encoding DMT family transporter; protein product: MLHLPIALAIGALIPIQTAANSRLRLSVGNQPVVSAMLSFSIALLLSILATAVLVGNPVPQFAPGTHAPWWIWLGGFMGAVFVLGNILLFPKLGAVQTVVLPILGQVIMGLTIDYFGLFHSPQQSVSLLRVLGAAVVLLGIAVVLGVRRNAASGDADGAGLWLYRLLGVAVGMGSAIQAAVNGYLGTIAGSSLHAAEINLAVGALLLLIAVLVTSPRQLTRTPTAGPWWMWLGGVVGATFVIGGATLVPILGTATTVIAFNAGTIAGGQVMESVGAFGAAKRKINATRAAGLVLILAGVLAVRLL